From the Leptospira biflexa serovar Patoc strain 'Patoc 1 (Paris)' genome, one window contains:
- a CDS encoding class I SAM-dependent methyltransferase, translated as MDNKKHWETIYTEKQPNEVSWTQNIPTLSLELIQRTNKPKSAQIIDVGGGESNLVDHLLALGYQNVSVLDISENALSRCKQRLGEKGKDVQWIVSDITKFQTGTKFDIWHDRAVFHFLTDEDSISAYKRNLLNALNQEGELIIGTFSNDGPKKCSGLEIKQYTEATLTETFSPEFLPIKFQREDHQTPFGTVQNFVFGRFKKNI; from the coding sequence ATGGACAATAAAAAACACTGGGAAACAATTTATACAGAAAAACAACCCAATGAAGTGAGTTGGACCCAAAACATTCCAACTCTCTCCTTAGAATTGATTCAGAGAACAAACAAACCTAAATCAGCACAAATCATTGATGTGGGTGGTGGAGAATCAAATCTAGTAGACCATTTACTTGCTCTTGGTTACCAAAATGTATCCGTATTAGACATTAGCGAAAACGCACTTAGCAGATGCAAACAAAGATTAGGTGAAAAAGGAAAAGATGTCCAATGGATTGTGTCTGATATCACAAAATTCCAAACCGGAACCAAATTTGACATTTGGCATGACCGTGCTGTTTTCCATTTTTTAACAGACGAGGACTCCATTTCCGCGTACAAAAGAAATTTATTGAATGCTTTGAACCAAGAGGGAGAACTCATCATCGGAACTTTTAGTAACGATGGTCCCAAAAAATGTAGTGGGCTCGAAATCAAACAGTACACAGAAGCGACCCTAACAGAAACATTTTCTCCTGAATTTTTGCCTATTAAATTCCAAAGAGAAGACCACCAGACACCGTTTGGAACGGTTCAAAATTTTGTCTTCGGAAGATTCAAAAAAAACATTTAA
- a CDS encoding cation diffusion facilitator family transporter: MGQGHDHTNHKTKHHDHSHHHSSASKNLALAFVLNLFFSIFELVGGIYSNSIAIISDAFHDFGDALSLAFVWYLQKVSARPIDRHFDYGYKRFSILGALIISVLLSVGSIFMIIESIKRFITPVESKADVMFLLAIVGVLVNGIAMLRLQHGSSFSEKAVFLHFLEDILGWIAVLVGSVIMYFWDVPWFDPMLSLAIAIWILYNAYGNTKQVMRVFLQAVPVSLNRSDLISDWNKIKGVKSIHDIKIWSLDGNHHVASLHVLLDQKIKLNQFQKIKEQIRKIALQYEIIHTTIELETDEEKCNLHIN, encoded by the coding sequence ATGGGACAAGGCCACGATCATACGAATCACAAAACAAAACACCATGACCATTCGCACCATCATTCTTCTGCTTCCAAAAATTTAGCTTTGGCGTTTGTTTTAAATTTATTTTTTTCGATTTTTGAATTGGTTGGTGGGATTTACTCCAATAGTATCGCCATCATTTCTGATGCTTTTCATGATTTTGGAGATGCTCTCTCGCTTGCATTTGTTTGGTATCTACAAAAAGTTTCCGCAAGACCCATTGATCGCCATTTTGATTATGGGTACAAACGTTTTTCTATCTTAGGTGCCCTCATCATTTCAGTTTTATTATCTGTTGGATCCATCTTTATGATCATCGAATCCATCAAACGGTTCATCACTCCCGTTGAGTCAAAAGCAGATGTGATGTTTCTATTAGCGATTGTTGGTGTTCTAGTAAATGGGATTGCCATGCTTCGATTGCAACATGGATCAAGCTTTTCCGAAAAAGCAGTCTTTTTACATTTTTTGGAGGATATCCTCGGGTGGATTGCCGTCCTCGTTGGAAGTGTGATTATGTACTTTTGGGACGTACCATGGTTTGATCCAATGTTATCACTAGCGATTGCGATTTGGATTTTGTACAACGCTTATGGAAACACCAAACAAGTGATGCGTGTATTTTTACAAGCCGTTCCCGTATCACTCAATCGATCTGATTTAATTTCTGATTGGAATAAAATCAAAGGTGTGAAGTCAATACACGATATCAAAATTTGGAGTTTGGATGGAAATCACCATGTGGCTTCACTTCATGTCTTGTTAGATCAAAAAATAAAATTAAACCAATTTCAAAAAATCAAAGAACAAATCCGAAAGATAGCGCTTCAATATGAGATCATTCACACAACCATTGAATTAGAAACTGACGAAGAAAAATGTAATCTACATATCAATTGA
- a CDS encoding putative bifunctional diguanylate cyclase/phosphodiesterase — MITDKRNYVYWLKFRKDTGPLLRRFLFAASGLFFAAACLHLTPLLTKSGEIDFIFFTVDLGISVLFLLEYILKNKVPLIIRVLTLIGTAIFISVLSFLRSGLLGTGEISLAFIIITFFVFLPPIPSLVSAILISIVPAIFGICVYLSVLFFPEELGMRNQSPTEWFFKSVSLFIFSILSGFLIQRLRAKLIKNIVYLKESRAKILKSNQQIDKLAYFDSLTQLPNRYLFERSIQNRISLGQSEAYVLLINIKGIKVINALHGIGFGDQILTLIGNILKQYTLERPDIMVASLGGDEFILWIQNSSRTRIEDAIVKFDLNNNQTLTPDRLGHRLQYRVSGIHFPTEANDLDEVIRKLSIAMNVAREESIRHLVWFEPEMEKKIEREQKLKNQLEKAIENSEFRIAYQEKVDIKTQTVVGLEALARWNVLEFGDISPEEFIPIITKSDLIVPFGKNIFQKVVSQIPKLLESYGHQIKISINISPIFFLYPNFNEYVIEYLKKQSVDPNILIFEITEDVFIDEIETIQKIVSSLRSNGISVSLDDFGKGYSSLHYMQKIQFDELKIDKSFLDDIAISDRNFLLLESICHLADSLGLKTIAEGIEREEQIIRLKKTSCHIVQGYIYSKPIILFE; from the coding sequence ATGATCACTGACAAACGAAACTACGTCTATTGGCTAAAATTCCGAAAGGATACAGGACCACTTCTCCGGAGATTTTTGTTCGCTGCCTCTGGACTTTTTTTCGCGGCTGCTTGTTTGCATCTAACACCACTTTTAACCAAGTCAGGTGAGATCGATTTTATATTCTTTACCGTTGATTTAGGAATCTCCGTTCTATTTTTATTAGAGTATATTTTAAAAAACAAAGTCCCCCTCATCATTCGTGTGCTCACTTTGATCGGCACTGCCATTTTTATTTCTGTATTGTCTTTTTTGAGAAGTGGTTTACTCGGAACCGGCGAGATCTCACTTGCTTTCATCATCATAACTTTTTTTGTATTTTTACCTCCTATCCCTAGTTTAGTTTCTGCAATCCTGATTTCAATAGTTCCAGCTATATTTGGAATTTGTGTTTACCTTTCTGTTTTATTTTTTCCCGAAGAATTAGGGATGAGAAACCAAAGTCCAACAGAATGGTTTTTTAAATCAGTCAGTTTGTTTATATTTTCCATTCTCTCTGGATTTTTGATCCAACGTCTCAGAGCCAAATTAATTAAAAACATTGTTTATCTGAAAGAATCAAGAGCCAAAATTTTAAAATCAAACCAACAGATCGACAAACTTGCGTATTTTGACTCTCTAACACAATTGCCCAATCGTTATTTATTTGAACGATCCATTCAGAATCGGATTTCATTAGGTCAAAGTGAAGCTTATGTTTTACTGATCAACATCAAAGGGATTAAGGTTATCAATGCCTTACATGGTATTGGTTTCGGTGATCAAATATTAACTCTCATTGGAAATATCCTCAAACAATACACATTGGAAAGACCAGATATTATGGTAGCCAGTTTGGGTGGAGATGAATTTATCCTCTGGATTCAAAACTCATCCAGAACAAGAATCGAAGATGCAATTGTCAAATTTGATTTGAATAATAACCAAACCCTCACACCTGATAGACTGGGTCACAGGTTACAATACCGCGTTTCTGGAATTCACTTTCCAACAGAAGCAAATGATTTGGATGAAGTCATACGTAAATTATCAATTGCAATGAATGTGGCTAGAGAAGAGTCGATTCGTCATTTAGTTTGGTTTGAACCAGAAATGGAGAAAAAAATTGAAAGAGAACAAAAACTAAAAAACCAATTGGAGAAGGCGATCGAAAACAGTGAATTCAGAATTGCTTACCAAGAAAAGGTTGATATCAAAACACAAACAGTTGTTGGATTGGAAGCTCTGGCCCGATGGAATGTACTCGAGTTTGGTGATATATCTCCAGAAGAATTTATACCAATCATCACCAAATCGGATCTCATCGTTCCATTCGGTAAAAATATTTTCCAAAAAGTTGTCAGTCAAATTCCAAAACTATTGGAATCGTATGGGCATCAAATTAAAATATCCATCAATATCTCTCCGATATTCTTTTTATACCCAAACTTTAATGAATACGTAATTGAATATTTAAAAAAACAATCTGTCGATCCAAACATTCTTATTTTTGAAATCACAGAGGATGTCTTCATTGATGAGATCGAAACCATTCAAAAGATTGTATCTTCTCTTCGATCCAATGGAATATCCGTATCCTTAGATGATTTTGGAAAAGGATATTCTTCCTTACATTATATGCAAAAAATTCAATTTGATGAGTTAAAAATCGATAAATCATTTTTAGATGATATCGCTATCTCTGATCGAAATTTTTTACTATTGGAATCCATATGCCATTTAGCAGACTCCCTTGGATTAAAAACAATCGCCGAAGGAATCGAAAGAGAGGAACAAATCATTCGACTGAAAAAAACATCCTGCCATATCGTCCAAGGTTATATTTATTCAAAACCGATAATCCTTTTTGAATGA
- a CDS encoding acyl-CoA thioesterase, with product MSSPNELSPKSPQESAVETRHIVLPNDANHYGTAFGGAIMSWIDLIAAMSAQRHSGREAVTVSIDRINFITPIQIGDHVNLKAMVNYVGTTSMEVGVQVNRENPYTGEMVRATTAYLSFVALDENKKPAPVPPLKLETDLEKRRFAEGKMRIEMAKEFSAKIKANRKIL from the coding sequence GTGTCCTCTCCTAATGAATTATCACCCAAGTCACCGCAAGAATCAGCTGTAGAAACTAGACATATCGTTTTGCCTAACGATGCCAATCACTACGGAACCGCTTTTGGTGGTGCGATCATGAGTTGGATCGACTTAATAGCTGCCATGTCCGCTCAAAGGCATTCGGGAAGGGAAGCAGTTACGGTGAGTATCGATCGAATCAATTTTATCACTCCGATCCAGATTGGTGACCATGTGAATCTAAAGGCAATGGTCAATTATGTGGGAACAACTTCGATGGAGGTTGGCGTACAGGTGAACCGCGAAAATCCATATACGGGTGAGATGGTGAGGGCAACGACCGCTTATCTTTCGTTTGTTGCATTAGATGAAAATAAAAAACCAGCTCCAGTTCCACCTTTGAAGTTAGAGACGGATCTCGAAAAACGAAGGTTTGCCGAGGGAAAAATGCGAATCGAAATGGCAAAAGAATTTTCTGCAAAAATCAAAGCCAATCGGAAGATCCTTTAA
- the yidD gene encoding membrane protein insertion efficiency factor YidD produces the protein MNRLFLVLIFLYKKLLSPFLPPSCRFTPSCSEYAKQAFETYPWYKAFVLSVVRISKCHPYHEGGHDPLPKSYNKS, from the coding sequence ATGAATCGGCTGTTTTTGGTTCTCATTTTTCTCTACAAAAAACTGCTTTCTCCATTCTTACCTCCCTCATGTCGATTCACTCCGAGCTGTTCTGAATACGCCAAACAAGCGTTTGAAACTTATCCATGGTACAAAGCGTTTGTGTTGAGTGTCGTTCGAATTTCTAAATGCCACCCTTATCACGAAGGTGGACATGACCCATTACCGAAATCTTATAACAAGAGTTAA
- a CDS encoding glutathione S-transferase family protein codes for MKIYGDHQSGNCYKLQLVASFLGITYEWIQLDIKNGDTKTESFLKLNPNGKIPILVLDDGKVLSESNAILNYLAEGSEFLPKDPYLRAKVLQWQFFEQYSHEPYIAVARFIQHYLGIPEERRVEYESKQSGGHKALKVMEIQLEKTPYLIGDFMTIADISLFAYTHVANEGGFDLSQYPKINQWIERIKNQKQFIPMKSIDM; via the coding sequence ATGAAAATTTACGGTGATCACCAATCCGGTAATTGTTACAAACTACAGTTAGTTGCATCTTTCTTAGGAATCACATATGAATGGATTCAGTTGGATATTAAAAATGGAGATACCAAAACCGAATCATTTTTAAAATTAAATCCGAATGGGAAAATACCAATACTTGTTTTAGATGATGGAAAGGTATTATCGGAATCAAATGCAATCTTAAATTATTTGGCAGAGGGAAGTGAATTCCTACCGAAGGATCCTTACCTAAGAGCAAAAGTATTACAATGGCAGTTTTTTGAACAATATAGCCATGAACCGTATATAGCTGTGGCTAGGTTCATCCAACATTATTTAGGAATTCCTGAAGAGAGAAGAGTTGAATATGAATCAAAACAATCTGGAGGGCATAAAGCCCTCAAAGTGATGGAAATTCAATTGGAGAAAACTCCGTATTTAATCGGCGATTTTATGACGATAGCAGATATTAGTTTGTTTGCCTATACACATGTGGCAAACGAAGGTGGATTTGATTTGTCGCAATATCCAAAAATCAATCAATGGATTGAAAGAATTAAAAATCAAAAACAATTCATTCCAATGAAATCAATTGATATGTAG
- the rpmH gene encoding 50S ribosomal protein L34 has translation MKRTFQPSKIKRVRTHGFRARMATPGGRNVIANRRRKGRAKLTVSDEKIGRKF, from the coding sequence ATGAAACGTACATTCCAACCGAGTAAAATTAAACGCGTGAGAACTCACGGATTCCGAGCCAGAATGGCCACCCCAGGCGGAAGAAATGTGATAGCGAACAGAAGAAGAAAAGGACGCGCTAAGTTGACTGTTTCCGACGAAAAAATCGGGAGAAAGTTCTAA
- a CDS encoding MltA domain-containing protein — protein sequence MKRELARYHSDSIPWKELGSSFQWLFLLFFLIPTLSIFHFGIHAKPILTKSKALDSKTKHSALHLALNESIQYLQKLPEETNFLVLGKTYHRNEILHPLQKIQKQMLVGDAKYDLRLAMRPYFHEVELKTGNDLPLITGYYEVRVQGKTKPEGHYAHPALVPPKRGKVDAKVVSFPREYWKEESHWKSHSQAIVFLRLTDLHLAQLEGSALVQTETNEIFRINYAADNGLDYISPSIHLTGVCPSLKPYHLSNCIKTNPKEVSDAIWKNPRYIFFEKEMIPKKHGFVMRAGPLGSGGIRLVEGRSVAMDKQIPLGFPVLLHFNSTKQTYDDHLAFVHDRGNAIQGEGRVDFYLGNGEGVEEVANQLFTKGKVVLLVPKKNKPSI from the coding sequence ATGAAACGAGAACTTGCCAGATACCATTCCGATTCGATTCCTTGGAAAGAGTTAGGCTCGAGTTTCCAATGGCTTTTCCTTCTTTTTTTTCTCATTCCAACTCTTTCTATTTTCCACTTCGGCATCCATGCAAAGCCAATCCTTACCAAATCGAAAGCCCTTGATTCTAAGACAAAACACTCTGCTCTCCATCTTGCTCTGAATGAGTCCATCCAATACCTACAAAAACTCCCAGAAGAAACAAATTTTTTGGTGCTAGGGAAAACATATCATCGAAATGAAATTTTACACCCACTGCAAAAGATTCAAAAACAAATGTTGGTTGGAGACGCGAAGTATGATTTGCGTTTGGCGATGCGACCGTATTTCCATGAGGTAGAATTAAAAACAGGGAATGATCTCCCTCTGATCACTGGGTATTATGAAGTGCGGGTCCAAGGAAAAACCAAACCAGAGGGGCACTATGCTCACCCGGCACTTGTCCCACCCAAACGAGGAAAAGTAGACGCAAAAGTTGTCTCCTTTCCACGAGAGTATTGGAAAGAAGAATCCCATTGGAAATCCCATTCGCAAGCAATCGTTTTCCTTCGTTTGACGGATTTACACTTAGCGCAATTGGAAGGATCCGCGCTCGTACAAACCGAAACAAACGAAATCTTTCGTATAAATTATGCCGCCGATAATGGATTGGATTATATCAGCCCTTCGATTCATTTAACAGGAGTTTGTCCTAGCTTAAAGCCTTATCATCTTTCTAATTGTATCAAAACCAATCCAAAGGAAGTAAGCGATGCGATTTGGAAAAATCCAAGGTATATCTTTTTTGAAAAAGAAATGATTCCAAAAAAGCATGGTTTTGTTATGCGAGCAGGTCCATTGGGGAGTGGTGGTATACGACTCGTGGAAGGAAGATCAGTGGCGATGGACAAACAAATTCCCTTGGGATTTCCTGTCCTTTTGCATTTTAATTCCACTAAACAGACATATGACGACCATCTGGCATTTGTTCATGATCGGGGGAATGCCATCCAAGGTGAGGGACGCGTGGACTTTTATTTGGGAAATGGGGAAGGAGTGGAAGAGGTAGCAAACCAACTGTTCACCAAAGGAAAGGTGGTATTACTCGTTCCCAAAAAAAATAAACCTTCTATTTAA
- the yidC gene encoding membrane protein insertase YidC, whose translation MQNDSTNRQGRLFLALFLSLAVWMGINYIFFPPQPPKPKAVDEVSKTENTDTNKTTTADPKAEIKKATTESTKLNPVKTEDVKTFSLKTDSFLVRFSSLGGRITEYYIKDHKEPDGSEFVIAKDPKFQIDFDGQTEKAVELTRGQGFDFNIIEDKDTIPFSAYNLVNFSSSYNADTKTVIFEAPSLDGKFTIQKRFQFFPSENYFKFHLTLKNRTGETIHISPTKSDVYFRSFSSLGPILKKKEDFNDRDNAHYFRYYYLDGSFKDHVDGTSSQGFFDNLFGSNEGKDTRYEIKKGSNDKVDFVGTGSRYFIGVIDPLDDKPAGVLLDNRKGNETGVLLVYDNWKLGPGEEIKLDYAAYVGVRELDGTAFRDSKLDPKINNDSVFAGLSESLDKSFNQGITTPLRNGIVWILKKIYLVIPNYGWAIVIFAILFKLAFYPLNKKQAESMKKMQELSPQIKLINEKYADDPKLKQEKTIELYKKNGTNPMAGCLPMLIQIPIFIALYTAFSDTVDLWNSPFLWIKDLSEPDTVFTTPKLAFIGTLAINILPLIMVATQVVQSKMTTVSTDPNQKMMMYMMPVIMLYFFWSMPAGVTMYWTMQNILSIAQQVYTNKFVKSEDKKPTPSGPTPANNAQAMARPGFRNQNKKKK comes from the coding sequence ATGCAAAACGATTCCACAAACAGACAAGGTCGCTTATTCCTCGCTTTATTTTTAAGTTTAGCAGTATGGATGGGGATCAATTATATTTTTTTTCCACCGCAACCGCCAAAACCCAAAGCAGTAGATGAGGTTTCGAAAACAGAAAATACTGATACAAACAAAACAACAACTGCTGATCCCAAGGCAGAAATTAAAAAAGCCACTACTGAATCTACGAAACTGAATCCAGTCAAAACTGAAGATGTAAAAACATTTTCACTCAAAACAGATTCATTCTTAGTTCGATTTTCAAGTTTAGGCGGAAGGATCACAGAATATTATATCAAAGACCATAAAGAACCAGATGGTTCTGAATTTGTGATCGCAAAGGATCCCAAGTTCCAAATTGATTTTGATGGACAAACCGAAAAGGCAGTGGAACTCACAAGGGGCCAAGGGTTTGACTTCAACATCATCGAAGACAAAGACACGATTCCTTTTTCTGCGTATAACTTAGTCAACTTTAGCTCTAGTTACAATGCCGATACCAAAACTGTTATCTTCGAAGCTCCATCGCTCGATGGGAAATTCACCATCCAAAAACGGTTTCAGTTTTTCCCATCTGAAAATTATTTTAAATTTCACTTAACACTGAAAAACAGAACTGGCGAAACCATTCATATATCCCCAACAAAATCGGATGTGTACTTTCGATCCTTTAGTTCCCTTGGTCCAATATTGAAGAAAAAAGAAGACTTTAACGATAGAGACAATGCACATTATTTCCGTTATTACTATTTGGATGGAAGTTTTAAAGACCACGTTGATGGAACAAGCTCACAAGGTTTTTTTGACAACCTATTTGGATCAAACGAAGGAAAAGACACTCGTTATGAAATTAAAAAAGGTTCGAACGACAAAGTTGACTTCGTTGGAACAGGAAGTCGTTATTTCATTGGAGTGATCGATCCACTGGATGACAAACCAGCTGGAGTTTTACTTGATAACCGAAAGGGCAATGAAACCGGAGTTCTCCTTGTTTACGACAATTGGAAACTGGGTCCTGGAGAAGAAATCAAATTAGATTATGCGGCCTATGTAGGGGTCAGAGAATTAGATGGCACTGCATTTCGTGACAGCAAACTTGATCCAAAAATCAACAATGACTCTGTCTTTGCGGGCTTAAGTGAATCACTCGACAAATCCTTCAACCAAGGGATCACCACCCCACTCCGCAATGGAATTGTTTGGATCTTAAAAAAGATCTATTTGGTCATACCTAACTACGGTTGGGCGATCGTGATATTTGCAATTCTCTTCAAATTGGCTTTTTATCCGCTGAACAAAAAACAAGCGGAATCAATGAAGAAGATGCAAGAGTTATCTCCGCAAATCAAACTCATCAATGAAAAATATGCGGATGATCCAAAACTCAAACAAGAAAAGACGATTGAACTTTATAAAAAGAATGGCACCAACCCAATGGCGGGTTGTCTTCCGATGCTCATTCAAATTCCAATCTTTATCGCTCTTTATACCGCCTTCTCTGACACAGTAGACCTTTGGAATTCACCTTTCCTTTGGATCAAAGATTTGAGTGAACCAGATACAGTTTTCACCACTCCAAAGTTAGCTTTCATTGGCACTTTGGCGATCAACATCCTGCCACTCATCATGGTCGCAACACAAGTGGTCCAATCGAAAATGACGACTGTGTCTACAGATCCAAACCAAAAGATGATGATGTATATGATGCCTGTCATCATGTTATACTTCTTCTGGTCAATGCCTGCCGGTGTGACGATGTATTGGACCATGCAAAACATTTTGTCCATCGCTCAACAAGTGTATACAAACAAGTTTGTTAAATCAGAAGACAAAAAACCGACACCAAGCGGTCCAACTCCTGCCAATAACGCACAAGCAATGGCAAGACCTGGTTTTAGAAACCAAAACAAAAAGAAAAAATGA
- a CDS encoding TetR/AcrR family transcriptional regulator, protein MKLTLKLLQNEFEAYLNPQTEKEKDIVRAAEDVFAEFGFSGATTAELAKEAGVTERTLFKYFPTKHDLYKRVLSGLLLQTILPGHMSDLKERIQNLDPNFKEWYTSILKARYEAVAKDPKKLKLLLGALLFSKEFAEIFGQMWKVNLYDTSMEAFRYFQKKGEIRNDLDPNQIVRASFSLGASFLITKFILAPKFPIDVDLEIQSIISIFYQGISNQK, encoded by the coding sequence ATGAAACTTACCTTAAAACTCTTACAAAATGAATTCGAAGCCTACCTAAATCCTCAAACTGAGAAGGAAAAGGACATCGTGCGGGCGGCAGAAGATGTTTTTGCAGAATTTGGATTCAGTGGGGCCACAACGGCAGAACTGGCAAAAGAAGCTGGCGTCACGGAACGTACTCTTTTTAAATACTTTCCTACCAAACATGATCTATACAAACGAGTGTTATCAGGTCTATTACTGCAAACCATTTTACCTGGTCACATGTCAGACTTAAAAGAAAGAATCCAAAATTTGGACCCAAATTTTAAAGAATGGTATACTTCGATATTGAAGGCACGCTATGAAGCTGTTGCAAAAGATCCAAAAAAACTAAAACTCCTACTCGGCGCCCTTCTATTTTCAAAGGAATTTGCAGAGATTTTTGGGCAAATGTGGAAAGTTAATTTGTATGATACCTCGATGGAAGCATTTCGTTACTTTCAGAAAAAAGGTGAGATTCGAAACGACTTAGATCCCAATCAAATCGTGAGGGCCTCATTTAGTTTGGGGGCAAGTTTTTTAATTACTAAATTTATATTAGCTCCCAAATTTCCAATCGATGTTGATTTGGAAATTCAATCCATAATCAGTATCTTTTACCAAGGGATTTCGAATCAAAAATAA
- a CDS encoding DUF1330 domain-containing protein codes for MEKEILSFETIVGLQVKDEVLYTEYRKAMKPILEQYEGGFRYDFKIQEMLKSETKEPINRVFLIYFKNKESKLNFFADPEYKKVREKYFVPSVESTTQIAEYERFVD; via the coding sequence ATGGAAAAAGAAATTTTATCGTTCGAAACAATTGTTGGGTTACAAGTCAAAGATGAAGTCCTTTATACAGAGTATCGTAAGGCCATGAAACCTATTTTAGAGCAATACGAAGGTGGGTTTCGGTATGATTTTAAAATCCAAGAAATGTTAAAATCAGAAACGAAAGAGCCAATCAACCGAGTGTTCCTGATCTATTTCAAAAATAAAGAATCTAAACTGAACTTTTTTGCAGATCCCGAATACAAAAAAGTTCGAGAAAAATACTTTGTACCTTCCGTTGAAAGTACAACACAAATTGCAGAGTACGAACGTTTCGTGGATTAA
- a CDS encoding DAPG hydrolase family protein: protein MKYVKLGLLPKLEIEWLRKSVDSAESGREILPDGRVKYWIRHEILEGVSPKMLVWWFQNLEGEIEYKGKVYNRYHVWHPEDHVHVSYEKRRTDGSVGPGAILRIVEYLGRQKKYIVNVTSPIEKLDEEGFIHCPRLYGLFPLARMEYRFKEMQNGTFYENSLIVGWKGISFRILRPIFEFLFFDKKHGSAWIKHNIEEVGQFQSFLPDLYRKLNENLR from the coding sequence ATGAAATATGTCAAATTAGGTCTGTTACCCAAACTTGAAATTGAGTGGCTTCGTAAATCTGTGGATTCAGCCGAATCAGGAAGGGAAATTTTACCTGATGGGCGAGTGAAGTATTGGATCCGGCATGAGATTTTGGAAGGCGTTTCTCCCAAAATGTTGGTTTGGTGGTTTCAAAATTTAGAGGGTGAGATCGAATACAAAGGGAAAGTTTACAATCGATACCATGTTTGGCATCCTGAAGATCATGTACATGTGAGTTACGAAAAACGTAGAACAGACGGATCGGTTGGCCCAGGTGCAATATTACGGATCGTGGAATACTTAGGGAGACAAAAAAAATACATAGTCAATGTGACAAGTCCCATTGAGAAATTAGATGAAGAAGGATTCATCCATTGTCCTCGATTGTATGGATTATTCCCACTCGCAAGAATGGAATATCGTTTTAAAGAAATGCAAAATGGAACATTTTATGAAAATTCGCTCATCGTTGGTTGGAAAGGGATATCATTTCGAATCTTAAGACCAATTTTCGAATTTCTATTCTTTGACAAAAAACACGGATCTGCTTGGATCAAACATAATATTGAAGAAGTGGGTCAGTTTCAAAGTTTTTTACCTGATCTTTATAGGAAACTAAATGAAAATTTACGGTGA